One genomic window of Providencia hangzhouensis includes the following:
- the mukF gene encoding chromosome partition protein MukF, translating into MSDFSQTVPELVSWARKNDLSISLPAERLAFLLAVAVLNSERVNGEMSEGELVDAFREVCKGFEQTTESLAVRANNAINDMVRQKIFNRFASDIVEGNAIYRLTPLGIGISDYYIRQREFSTLRLSMQLSIVAGELQRAAEAAEEGGDEFYWHRYVFAPLKYSVAEIFDSIDLSQRIMDEQQNSVKEDIAALLNQDWQAAIANCEQLLSETSGTLRELQDTLEAAGDKLQANLLRIQEANMNAPAFSDLVDRLVFDLQNKLDRIVSWGQQSIDLWIGYDRHVHKFIRTAIDMDKNRIFSQRLRQSVQHYLDSPWALTYANADRLFDMRDEELALHDEEVMGELPPELEFEEFSELNDKLAELMEVELAIYKAEQRPLDVGRVLHEYLLQYPQKRHFDVARIIIDQAVKLGIAEADLAGLPAEWQAINDHGAKVQAHVIDKY; encoded by the coding sequence ATGAGTGATTTTTCCCAGACCGTCCCTGAACTTGTGTCTTGGGCACGAAAAAATGATCTTTCGATTTCACTTCCCGCAGAACGTTTAGCATTTTTGCTTGCGGTGGCGGTATTAAATAGTGAAAGAGTCAATGGTGAAATGAGTGAAGGGGAACTGGTTGATGCCTTTCGTGAAGTTTGCAAAGGGTTTGAGCAGACAACTGAATCATTGGCAGTAAGGGCCAATAATGCCATCAATGATATGGTTCGCCAGAAGATTTTTAACCGTTTTGCCAGTGACATTGTTGAAGGTAATGCAATTTACCGGTTAACCCCTTTGGGGATTGGCATCAGCGATTATTATATTCGTCAGAGAGAGTTCTCAACATTAAGACTTTCCATGCAACTTTCTATTGTTGCAGGAGAGCTGCAACGTGCCGCTGAAGCCGCAGAGGAAGGTGGTGATGAATTTTATTGGCATCGTTACGTGTTTGCCCCACTAAAATATTCAGTTGCTGAAATTTTTGACAGTATTGATTTATCCCAACGTATTATGGATGAACAGCAAAATTCAGTAAAAGAAGATATTGCCGCATTATTAAATCAAGACTGGCAGGCAGCTATTGCTAACTGTGAGCAATTATTATCAGAAACATCAGGTACATTGCGTGAGTTGCAAGACACATTGGAAGCCGCAGGGGATAAACTGCAAGCGAATTTATTACGTATTCAAGAAGCTAATATGAATGCGCCGGCGTTCTCTGACTTAGTGGATAGGTTGGTTTTTGACCTGCAAAATAAATTAGACCGTATTGTTAGCTGGGGTCAACAATCTATCGATTTATGGATTGGTTATGACCGTCATGTTCATAAGTTTATCCGTACAGCTATCGATATGGATAAAAATAGAATATTTTCTCAGCGGTTACGTCAATCTGTTCAGCACTACCTTGATAGCCCTTGGGCACTCACTTACGCTAATGCGGATCGGTTATTCGATATGCGTGATGAAGAGCTCGCGTTGCATGATGAAGAGGTCATGGGTGAATTACCACCAGAGCTTGAGTTTGAAGAGTTTAGTGAATTAAATGACAAGCTTGCTGAGCTAATGGAAGTTGAGTTAGCTATTTATAAAGCAGAGCAACGGCCGCTCGATGTTGGCCGTGTGTTGCATGAGTACTTACTGCAATATCCACAAAAACGTCATTTTGATGTTGCTCGAATTATTATCGACCAAGCTGTTAAATTAGGTATCGCAGAGGCTGATTTGGCGGGATTACCGGCAGAATGGCAAGCTATTAATGATCACGGAGCCAAGGTACAGGCACATGTCATCGACAAATATTGA
- the elyC gene encoding envelope biogenesis factor ElyC, with the protein MLFILKKYIGSLLMPLPLLLIIGFIGLLLLWFTRWQRCGKAFTTLSLVLITLLGLQPVSDTLLAPAEKQFNKRYELITENPPQDVRYIVVLGGGFTYNPDWSPSSNLLNNSLPRVTEGVRLYLKHPGSKLIFTGGKASSPISSAEVAAQVAQSLGVPAQDTIPLTEPKDTQEEAYEVEKIIGKSPFLLVTSANHLPRAMTMFTQRGMNPFPAPANQLVITSEINPWEKYIPSSYFFGHSERAWYEFLGTLWWHLKPNNTQTLEEQLATPESVTAE; encoded by the coding sequence ATGTTATTTATCTTAAAAAAATATATTGGTTCTCTATTGATGCCATTACCATTATTACTCATCATCGGGTTTATCGGATTGCTTTTGCTTTGGTTTACACGCTGGCAGCGTTGTGGAAAGGCGTTTACTACCCTAAGTTTAGTTTTAATAACTCTGTTGGGGTTACAACCTGTTTCAGATACTTTACTTGCCCCAGCAGAAAAACAATTCAATAAGCGCTATGAATTAATTACTGAGAATCCACCTCAAGATGTACGTTATATTGTTGTTCTCGGTGGCGGTTTTACGTATAACCCTGATTGGAGTCCAAGTTCCAATCTGTTGAATAATAGCCTACCTAGAGTGACTGAAGGTGTTCGTCTTTACCTTAAACACCCTGGTAGTAAACTAATTTTCACTGGCGGTAAAGCGAGTAGTCCTATCAGCAGTGCCGAAGTTGCTGCACAAGTTGCTCAATCCTTGGGTGTCCCCGCACAAGATACTATTCCACTCACTGAACCCAAAGATACACAAGAGGAAGCTTATGAAGTTGAAAAAATCATTGGGAAATCTCCTTTTTTATTAGTAACTTCTGCTAACCATTTACCTCGAGCGATGACTATGTTTACTCAACGAGGAATGAACCCTTTCCCTGCCCCCGCAAATCAGTTGGTTATCACGAGTGAAATTAATCCATGGGAGAAATATATCCCTTCCTCTTATTTCTTTGGCCATAGTGAACGTGCTTGGTATGAATTTCTTGGTACGCTTTGGTGGCATTTAAAACCCAATAATACACAGACGTTAGAAGAGCAACTTGCTACGCCTGAGTCAGTTACCGCTGAATAG
- a CDS encoding cold-shock protein produces MNFQLHMGRVKWFDAKEGYGFISPFNGGDDVFVTTKSIANKKIKSLFEGQNVEFSVTRNSDGITAADVIAY; encoded by the coding sequence ATGAATTTTCAATTACATATGGGTCGAGTTAAATGGTTTGACGCAAAAGAAGGTTACGGTTTTATTTCACCATTCAATGGTGGTGATGATGTATTTGTGACAACAAAGTCAATTGCTAATAAAAAAATCAAATCATTATTCGAAGGTCAAAACGTTGAGTTCTCTGTTACTCGTAATTCGGATGGCATAACGGCAGCTGACGTTATTGCTTATTAG
- a CDS encoding Trm112 family protein has translation MDHRLLEIVACPVCHGKLSYNKENLELICKFDHLAYPIRDGIPVLLENEARPVSLDEGQ, from the coding sequence ATGGATCACCGTTTACTTGAAATCGTTGCCTGTCCTGTATGTCACGGCAAATTAAGTTATAACAAAGAAAACCTCGAACTTATCTGTAAGTTTGATCATTTAGCCTATCCAATTCGTGACGGCATCCCTGTATTACTAGAAAATGAAGCGCGCCCCGTTTCATTAGATGAAGGTCAGTAA
- the cmoM gene encoding tRNA uridine 5-oxyacetic acid(34) methyltransferase CmoM, translating to MADRNFDDIVDKFAKNIYGTTKGKIREAVVWQDLTQLLSSQFEGKTLKILDAGGGEGHFSRKLAEMGHQVILCDLSEEMLERGSELAKEQGISDNMRFVHCAVQDVAQYIDEPVDLVLFHAVLEWISDQKYAIEQLVDIIRPEGVFSVMFYNANGLVMRNAILGNFHLATPHIQRRRKRSLSPQNPLFPHQVDAWLGECNMQIIGKSGVRVFHDYLQSRQLQQKDFPALLALEQQYCREEPYISMGRYVHVMARKQIQKDDL from the coding sequence ATGGCAGACCGCAACTTTGATGATATTGTCGATAAATTTGCAAAAAATATCTACGGAACGACAAAAGGAAAAATACGAGAAGCGGTAGTTTGGCAAGATTTAACTCAATTATTAAGCAGCCAATTTGAGGGTAAAACTCTAAAAATACTTGATGCAGGTGGTGGTGAAGGACACTTTTCACGCAAACTCGCCGAAATGGGGCATCAGGTGATACTTTGCGATTTATCTGAAGAGATGTTGGAACGAGGTAGTGAGCTTGCCAAGGAACAAGGTATTAGCGATAACATGCGTTTTGTGCATTGTGCGGTGCAAGATGTTGCACAATACATTGATGAACCTGTTGACCTTGTTTTATTTCATGCGGTACTTGAATGGATTAGCGATCAAAAATATGCAATTGAACAACTGGTAGATATAATTAGACCAGAAGGCGTATTTTCTGTCATGTTCTATAATGCAAATGGTCTGGTGATGCGTAATGCAATTTTAGGAAATTTTCATCTTGCAACGCCACATATTCAACGTCGTCGTAAACGCTCGTTATCACCACAAAACCCGCTTTTTCCTCATCAGGTTGATGCTTGGTTGGGCGAGTGTAATATGCAAATCATCGGTAAAAGTGGTGTCAGGGTATTCCATGACTATTTACAAAGTCGGCAGTTACAGCAAAAAGATTTTCCGGCATTGTTGGCATTAGAACAGCAGTATTGCCGTGAAGAACCCTATATTAGCATGGGGCGTTATGTTCATGTCATGGCACGCAAACAAATACAAAAGGACGATTTATGA
- the lpxK gene encoding tetraacyldisaccharide 4'-kinase: MIERIWSGKSWLYLLLLPLSFLYGLVTVIRDIAYKIGLKRSWKAPIPVVVVGNLTAGGNGKTPVVIWLVESLTKEGYRVGVVSRGYGGKAEKYPLILDETTKTEVAGDEPILIFHRTKSPVAVAPKRSDAVKALLEKFPLDVIITDDGLQHYALQRDYEIVVIDGQRRFGNGWWLPAGPMRERAGRLKRVNAVIVNGGEAQENEAVMALEGDVAYNLVTGEKRAVTQLPAVVAIAGIGHPPRFFTSLENKGVEVINTHAFADHQSYELKQLSPLVKNEQNLLMTEKDAVKCRAFAQPNWWFLPVQAQLQPIDAEKILSGIRKLITNNKKTCL; encoded by the coding sequence ATGATAGAACGCATTTGGTCTGGCAAGTCATGGCTGTATCTTTTATTGCTGCCGTTATCTTTCCTTTATGGGTTGGTAACGGTAATTAGGGATATAGCTTATAAAATCGGGCTGAAACGTTCATGGAAAGCGCCAATTCCAGTGGTAGTGGTGGGAAACCTGACAGCGGGGGGAAATGGTAAAACCCCTGTTGTTATCTGGTTAGTGGAATCACTCACCAAAGAAGGCTACCGCGTGGGGGTTGTTTCTCGAGGGTATGGCGGTAAAGCTGAAAAGTACCCGCTGATACTCGATGAAACGACGAAAACTGAAGTTGCTGGGGATGAACCCATACTAATTTTTCATCGTACTAAATCCCCCGTGGCTGTTGCGCCTAAGCGCAGTGATGCAGTTAAAGCGTTATTGGAAAAATTCCCATTAGATGTGATTATTACTGATGATGGGTTGCAGCACTATGCATTGCAACGTGACTACGAGATTGTCGTTATTGATGGCCAGCGTCGTTTTGGTAATGGTTGGTGGCTACCCGCAGGGCCTATGCGTGAAAGGGCTGGGCGTTTAAAGCGTGTTAATGCTGTCATTGTTAACGGTGGTGAAGCTCAAGAAAATGAAGCCGTAATGGCCCTTGAAGGCGATGTTGCTTATAACTTGGTGACTGGTGAAAAACGTGCAGTTACACAATTACCTGCGGTTGTCGCAATAGCAGGTATTGGTCATCCTCCTCGTTTTTTTACCTCATTAGAAAACAAAGGGGTCGAAGTTATTAACACTCATGCTTTTGCTGATCACCAATCGTATGAATTAAAACAGCTTTCACCGTTAGTTAAAAATGAGCAAAACTTATTAATGACCGAAAAAGACGCGGTGAAATGCCGTGCTTTTGCACAACCAAATTGGTGGTTCCTTCCAGTACAAGCACAATTGCAGCCGATTGACGCTGAAAAAATCTTAAGCGGAATAAGAAAACTTATCACAAATAACAAAAAAACTTGTCTATAA
- the mukE gene encoding chromosome partition protein MukE, giving the protein MSSTNIEQFMPVKLAQALANPIFPELDSQLRSGRHISVDDLDNHAFLMDFQEALEQFYARYNVELIRAPEGFFYLRPRSTTLIPRSVLSELDMMVGKILCYLYLSPERLSNQGIFTSQELFEELLSLADESKLLKFVNQRSTGSDLDKQKLQEKLRTSLNRLRRLGMVHFLQNDSSKFIISESVFRFGADVRSGDNPQDAQLRMIRDGEAISLDGELSLKDSDEEDGEESQEPAESDEDEE; this is encoded by the coding sequence ATGTCATCGACAAATATTGAACAATTTATGCCAGTTAAACTGGCTCAAGCATTAGCTAACCCGATTTTTCCAGAGCTAGACAGCCAATTGCGTTCAGGTCGCCATATTAGTGTTGATGACCTTGATAACCACGCATTTTTAATGGATTTTCAGGAAGCATTAGAACAATTTTATGCACGATATAACGTAGAATTAATTCGTGCCCCTGAGGGGTTCTTCTATTTACGTCCGCGATCAACAACCTTAATACCTCGCTCTGTGTTATCTGAATTAGATATGATGGTTGGGAAAATTCTTTGTTATCTCTATCTCAGCCCTGAACGCTTGAGTAACCAAGGTATTTTTACCTCACAAGAGTTATTTGAAGAATTATTATCATTAGCGGATGAAAGCAAACTACTTAAATTTGTTAATCAACGTTCGACAGGCTCTGACCTAGATAAACAAAAATTGCAGGAAAAATTAAGAACATCACTCAATCGTTTACGTCGCTTGGGAATGGTGCATTTTCTGCAAAATGATTCGAGTAAATTTATTATTAGTGAATCTGTATTCCGTTTTGGCGCCGATGTGCGCAGTGGCGATAACCCACAAGATGCACAGTTACGGATGATCCGTGATGGTGAAGCTATCTCTCTTGACGGTGAATTATCACTAAAAGATAGTGATGAAGAGGATGGCGAAGAGAGTCAAGAACCGGCAGAAAGTGATGAGGATGAAGAATAA
- the kdsB gene encoding 3-deoxy-manno-octulosonate cytidylyltransferase codes for MFTVIIPARYASTRLPGKPLADIHGKPMVVRVMEQAVKSGASRVIVATDHSDVAKAVIEAGGEACMTNPNHQSGTERLAEVIDTYAFSDDEIIVNVQGDEPLIPPEIISQVARNLQGSKAEMGTLAVPINDAHEAFNPNTVKVVTDHEGYALYFSRATIPWDRDNFAKSHDVIGDTFLRHIGIYAYRAGFIRRYIKWEASPLEKIEMLEQLRVLWYGEKIHVDVAKTTPGAGVDTPEDLELVRSQFIQ; via the coding sequence ATGTTTACGGTTATTATTCCTGCTCGTTATGCCTCAACACGCTTACCAGGTAAACCTTTGGCTGATATCCATGGCAAGCCAATGGTTGTTCGAGTAATGGAGCAAGCTGTTAAATCGGGGGCTAGCCGAGTGATAGTTGCGACAGATCACTCTGATGTTGCTAAAGCGGTGATTGAAGCAGGTGGTGAAGCTTGTATGACTAACCCAAATCATCAGTCTGGGACAGAAAGACTAGCTGAAGTTATTGATACCTATGCTTTTTCTGACGATGAAATCATTGTGAATGTGCAAGGTGATGAACCTTTAATTCCACCTGAGATTATCAGCCAAGTTGCTCGTAATCTTCAGGGGAGTAAAGCTGAAATGGGGACGCTAGCTGTACCTATTAATGATGCTCATGAAGCGTTTAATCCAAATACTGTCAAGGTTGTTACTGATCACGAAGGTTATGCATTGTATTTTTCTCGGGCAACTATTCCTTGGGATAGAGACAACTTTGCGAAAAGCCATGATGTAATAGGGGATACCTTTTTGCGTCACATTGGTATATACGCTTATCGAGCAGGGTTTATTCGTCGTTATATTAAGTGGGAAGCAAGCCCATTAGAGAAAATCGAAATGCTAGAGCAACTTAGGGTGCTTTGGTATGGCGAGAAAATTCATGTGGATGTCGCGAAAACTACGCCAGGTGCTGGTGTTGATACCCCTGAAGATCTTGAACTCGTTAGAAGTCAATTTATTCAGTAG
- the msbA gene encoding lipid A ABC transporter ATP-binding protein/permease MsbA, producing MNDKDLSTKQTFRRLWPIIAPFKAGLIVAAIALIINAAGDAFMISLLKPLLDEGFDKADNDVLKWLPLAVLGLMVVRGGSSFVSTYCVSWVAGKVVMNMRRKLFGHMMGMPVSFFDQQSTGTLLSRITYDSEQVASSSSGALITIIRESAYIIGLFAMMFYYSWQLSLILIVIAPIVSVTIRIVSKRFRKISKNMQTGMGHVTASAEQMLKGHKEVLIFGGQKVETERFNKVSNNMRRQNMKMVTASAISDPIVQLIASFALAFVLYAASFPEIRDELTSGTIAVVFSSMFALMRPLKSLTNVNSQFQRGMAACQTLFAILDSEQEKDNGNKVLKEVKGDIKFEHVTFTYATKEHPALDDVSFTLPAGKSVALVGRSGSGKSTIANLITRFYDIDEGSIQIDGHDIREYTLSSLRSQVALVSQHVYLFNDTIANNIAYATDGSYSREQIEKAAEMAYAMDFIAKLEKGLDTVIGENGVMLSGGQRQRIAIARALLRDAPILILDEATSALDTESERAIQAALDELQKNRTSLVIAHRLSTIENADEILVVQDGRIIERGDHKSLLAQDGAYSQLHSIQFKQ from the coding sequence ATGAATGATAAAGACCTTTCGACAAAACAAACTTTTCGTCGCTTGTGGCCGATAATTGCGCCTTTTAAAGCGGGTTTAATCGTTGCAGCAATAGCACTTATCATAAACGCAGCGGGTGACGCGTTTATGATTTCTTTATTAAAACCTTTATTGGATGAGGGCTTTGATAAAGCAGATAATGACGTTTTAAAATGGCTTCCGCTTGCGGTGTTAGGTTTAATGGTTGTTCGTGGTGGGTCTAGCTTTGTTTCAACCTATTGTGTTTCCTGGGTTGCAGGTAAAGTCGTGATGAACATGCGGCGTAAATTATTTGGTCATATGATGGGAATGCCTGTTAGTTTTTTTGACCAGCAATCGACAGGAACACTATTATCTAGAATTACCTATGATTCAGAACAAGTTGCATCTTCTTCTTCTGGAGCATTAATTACAATTATTCGTGAAAGTGCTTATATCATCGGGTTGTTTGCGATGATGTTTTATTATAGCTGGCAACTTTCTCTTATTTTAATCGTAATTGCCCCGATTGTATCAGTCACTATTCGTATCGTCTCTAAACGTTTTCGTAAGATTAGTAAAAACATGCAAACCGGAATGGGGCATGTGACGGCAAGTGCTGAACAGATGTTAAAAGGCCATAAAGAAGTTTTAATTTTTGGGGGACAGAAAGTTGAGACTGAACGCTTTAATAAAGTCAGTAACAACATGCGCCGCCAAAATATGAAAATGGTAACCGCTTCAGCAATTTCAGACCCTATTGTTCAGTTAATTGCATCATTTGCACTAGCATTTGTCCTTTATGCAGCGAGTTTTCCTGAAATTCGTGATGAATTAACATCGGGTACAATTGCAGTTGTTTTTTCATCAATGTTTGCACTGATGCGTCCTTTAAAATCATTAACTAACGTTAACTCACAATTCCAGCGTGGTATGGCGGCTTGCCAAACTTTATTTGCTATCTTAGATTCCGAACAAGAAAAAGATAACGGAAATAAAGTACTTAAAGAGGTTAAAGGAGATATTAAATTTGAACATGTTACCTTTACCTATGCAACCAAAGAGCATCCTGCGTTAGACGATGTTTCGTTTACTTTGCCAGCAGGAAAATCAGTTGCTCTAGTTGGGCGATCAGGTTCAGGTAAGTCCACAATTGCAAATTTGATTACACGTTTTTATGATATCGACGAGGGGTCTATTCAAATTGATGGGCATGACATTCGTGAATACACGTTATCTTCATTACGTAGTCAAGTCGCGTTAGTTTCTCAGCATGTTTATCTATTTAACGATACGATAGCCAATAATATTGCCTATGCAACAGACGGCAGCTACAGCCGTGAGCAAATAGAGAAAGCTGCAGAAATGGCTTATGCAATGGATTTTATTGCTAAACTTGAAAAAGGCTTGGATACGGTTATTGGTGAAAATGGTGTTATGCTTTCTGGCGGACAACGTCAAAGAATAGCGATTGCTCGAGCACTGCTACGTGATGCCCCAATTCTTATTCTTGATGAGGCGACATCCGCGCTAGATACAGAGTCTGAACGTGCTATTCAAGCTGCCCTTGATGAGTTACAGAAAAATAGAACATCTTTGGTCATTGCACACAGGTTATCGACGATAGAAAATGCAGATGAGATATTAGTTGTACAAGATGGCCGAATCATTGAGCGTGGTGACCATAAATCGCTATTAGCTCAAGATGGCGCATATTCACAGTTACATAGCATTCAGTTTAAACAATGA